The Candidatus Omnitrophota bacterium genome window below encodes:
- a CDS encoding ComEC/Rec2 family competence protein has product MFFLFIGIQRAGTRSSEGAGLGDVSGIIGRETLFYGEVASDPETKDTAGGNKRTNFEVKIHDAMCDDQVRHVRLKALCVMTRPEMVVEFGDVVFIRGTLRDRSGKVLEERDGRFIEKQGTHRFIVSCGRKGVVVAGRSNGPRVFLQRRLFRFRKKCQSIICRALGAGTSGLACSMLIGQKSAMAGPVKKALRGTGTLHIAVVSGLHTALVGAIFLFVAKVLRLTDNKAFLISSIMVAMFVVMTGAGVPAVRAFVMWIMVGGAKVFGKKTSLMGPLIVSAFAITFIDPMQLLSAGFLLSYAATIGILTLKPFIKGTPVVFVHSVGRRVITFVWESIMVSLSVFLAISPVTAFFFHTITPVMLLANVLAIPVLIAVLGLGMLLLACGQVPFLFKPAMAAGYIMHVILERYIDIAAGMSCVPGGVFQVPRPSILLITIFYAGLVSGVYIFRTRSLRCRIALVTLLFLNFVLWNGALPAYAGNSSVAFLDAGKADSAVMRFRDGGILLVDGGRSGDGTRESFGKTAICPYLREKRVPLVDCIVLSHPHDDHVGGLIDVVRELKVRLVVHNKAEMWPKDLYAGHGFLEVLEDLGIRHESVLAGEEIRGFRGARIKILNPMGDEPSGNVNDDSVVVKIEDNSGLDVLFCGDISDGIIEDIMGSGMDLSCDILKYPHHGRGIKNAELAENFIKMTGCKDVVITAPGPEHISPYIISICEKHGVGVHITGEYGNITFESN; this is encoded by the coding sequence GGGGCCGGTCTCGGGGATGTGAGTGGTATCATAGGACGGGAAACCCTTTTCTATGGCGAGGTTGCGAGTGATCCGGAAACAAAGGATACGGCCGGAGGTAACAAGCGGACCAATTTTGAGGTCAAGATACATGACGCGATGTGTGATGACCAGGTGCGGCATGTGCGGCTGAAGGCGTTGTGTGTAATGACGCGACCTGAGATGGTCGTTGAGTTCGGTGATGTGGTGTTCATCCGCGGTACTTTGAGGGATAGGAGCGGTAAGGTCCTTGAGGAAAGAGATGGCAGGTTCATCGAGAAACAGGGTACCCATAGGTTCATAGTATCGTGTGGCAGGAAAGGTGTCGTGGTGGCGGGTCGATCGAACGGACCCCGAGTGTTCCTTCAAAGAAGGCTTTTCCGTTTTCGTAAAAAGTGCCAGTCCATAATATGCCGCGCGTTAGGGGCCGGGACTTCAGGGCTTGCGTGCTCAATGCTCATCGGGCAGAAAAGCGCGATGGCAGGTCCGGTAAAGAAGGCCCTAAGGGGTACGGGGACCCTGCATATAGCCGTTGTCAGCGGATTGCATACTGCCCTGGTAGGGGCTATATTCCTTTTTGTCGCTAAGGTCTTGAGGCTCACGGATAACAAGGCGTTCCTGATATCGTCGATCATGGTCGCCATGTTCGTTGTCATGACCGGGGCCGGGGTGCCGGCGGTCAGGGCTTTTGTGATGTGGATCATGGTGGGGGGAGCAAAGGTGTTCGGGAAGAAAACATCACTTATGGGCCCGTTGATCGTTTCCGCGTTCGCGATAACCTTCATAGACCCTATGCAATTATTGTCAGCCGGATTCCTGCTTTCATACGCCGCTACGATCGGGATATTGACCCTAAAGCCTTTTATCAAAGGTACGCCAGTGGTCTTTGTCCATAGCGTAGGTCGCAGGGTGATAACGTTCGTCTGGGAGTCTATAATGGTATCATTGTCCGTATTCCTGGCAATAAGCCCGGTAACCGCTTTCTTTTTTCATACCATTACGCCTGTTATGCTTTTGGCTAATGTTTTGGCGATCCCTGTGCTTATCGCTGTTCTGGGGCTCGGGATGCTTCTTCTTGCCTGTGGCCAGGTGCCTTTTCTCTTTAAACCGGCTATGGCCGCGGGATACATCATGCATGTCATTCTGGAAAGATATATAGATATAGCCGCTGGAATGTCATGTGTACCAGGCGGAGTGTTCCAGGTGCCCAGGCCATCTATACTACTTATCACTATTTTTTACGCGGGGTTGGTATCGGGTGTATATATCTTCAGGACACGGTCTTTAAGGTGCAGGATAGCGCTGGTCACGCTTTTGTTCCTGAACTTTGTGTTGTGGAATGGCGCGCTCCCGGCGTATGCCGGCAATAGCAGTGTAGCTTTCCTGGACGCGGGTAAAGCTGATTCTGCCGTTATGCGGTTCCGGGATGGGGGAATCCTTCTTGTGGACGGAGGCAGAAGCGGGGACGGCACCCGGGAGAGTTTCGGGAAAACCGCTATTTGTCCATATCTTAGGGAAAAGAGGGTCCCACTTGTGGATTGTATAGTATTGTCGCATCCACATGACGACCATGTCGGAGGGCTCATTGATGTGGTCAGGGAGCTTAAGGTGCGGCTGGTGGTCCACAACAAGGCGGAGATGTGGCCAAAGGACCTTTACGCGGGGCATGGATTTTTAGAAGTCCTGGAAGATCTTGGTATCAGGCATGAAAGTGTTCTTGCCGGGGAGGAAATAAGGGGATTCCGTGGCGCGAGGATAAAGATACTGAACCCTATGGGAGATGAGCCTTCCGGCAATGTGAACGACGATTCGGTCGTAGTGAAAATAGAGGATAATAGCGGTCTGGACGTTCTGTTTTGTGGCGATATCTCAGATGGTATTATTGAGGATATTATGGGTTCCGGGATGGATCTTTCATGTGATATCCTGAAGTATCCACATCATGGCCGCGGGATAAAAAACGCCGAACTTGCTGAAAATTTTATCAAGATGACAGGGTGCAAGGATGTGGTTATTACGGCCCCGGGACCTGAGCATATAAGCCCATATATAATAAGCATTTGCGAAAAACATGGGGTAGGGGTCCATATAACCGGAGAATACGGGAACATAACATTTGAATCAAATTAA